The genomic stretch GACAATGTAATTGTTGGCAAGTCTGACGAAGTCACTGGACGCGAGGCAGATCTCATCCTGGCTACACACTACGCAAACGAGCTTCTATTGAGGTTGATGGTGCCACCCGGTCTGGTCGCTCATGGTGACGAGGAGGAGCAGAAGAAGGCAGCGTCAAAGAAGCCCTACACACAGAGCCAAATGACCAACATGCTTGAGAAGGTCGTCAAGGCGTACGGCTGCAACCTTGTTGAGAGCACTACCATCTGGCTGTTCGACCACAACGAGATTGAGTCAAAGAAGAAGATTATTCTTGCGCCTGGCGAGGGTGTCAAGGGCGAAGGTCTACCTGAAGTCGGCGAAGTGTGGGGTGTCGAGATGGGCGTCAGCCTGGGAAGCGGCAAGGTCAAGACCAACGGCAACAGGACTACTCTTCACCGACGTACAGCTACAACCTACCAGCTCAAGCGACCCACTTCGCGAGGTCTTCTGTCCGAGGTCGTCAAGAAGTTTGGCACTTTCCCCTTCAGTCTGCGCCAGCTTGAGGACGAGAAGGCAGCCAAGGTTGGTGTCGTTGAATGTGTCCGTACAGGTGTGCTTCGCCAGTATGAAGTCGTCGTCGACAAGGACAGCCAGCCCGTCGCCCGGTTGTTCAGCACTGTTGGTAAGTTTCATGTTCCCTCCTTGCTTCGATTGCGCTGTCTGCGCGATACTGGCCGATTGTGGCGGTCATGGGTCTGTGCCAGAACAGATTTCGGCTTTTGAAAACCGCAAATGGAGAAAATGTGGGTCACAGTGGCTAATTACCTGATAGCAATCACCAAGAACGGCATGCAGCGCCTTGCTCAGCCCACTGCTATCGACGTGTCCAAGTACAAGTCTGACAAGAAGATTGAGGATGAGGAGATTCTCAAGATCCTTGAGCAGCCCATCGGAAAGACATCGAcaaagaagaacaagaagaagaagaagaagcccGCCAAGAAGGCCGCCGCTGGAGAAGCCGCTGCTgctgaagaggaggagagcgACGATGAGGAGTAGGTGCAAATCACGACCACATAGCGCTGCTTGGTCCCCCCAATCTTGGATCTGGACGATATGATTTGTTTTGAGGATGAAAGTGGCATCGCAGGAGAGAAAAGCTGGACGCTGCTCAGATGCGATGTGCCACATACTATGGATGCAGCTCGTTATAAGTAGAAGCGATAGCAAACTCCACAAAAGATCAGTTCTCTGCAAACCATCGTATTTGTCTTCTGCAGCTCACGTTAGTGGTCGCCTCGGTATACGTTGTCACGTTGGCAGCGCAAAAGTGATGAAGTCCTTTTTTCTTCTATGTCGCTCGGTGTTTGTCATATTCTTGGTCTCTTCACCTTcatcttcagggaatcgtGAGGCATCTTGACGTCTTTACCGCATGTCGGTAAAGCCACAAAGTCTTCCAAAGCATGTCAGAGTTATGTCAGATATGATGGACCAAATACACAATATTTACCCCTGAGTCACCAGTAGACAAAGTTGACAAACTTCACCGCGAGCTCAAAAGTGGGTTACTGTTTTAGGCGGTCTCGGGCGTCTTCCAGTTTCTATTGTGCACTTAGGCGGTGATTGGGGGCTGGTGAAGGTGAGTCGAGCGCGTAACGGGACAAGCGGACGTCGAATTTCATTAACGTCCGTCCTGTTGTAGTACTGGCCTCGTGATCCCATACATTGAACCTCACGAGACAAACAGAAGAAATCTTTTCTCAAGATCTTCCAGTCTATCCTACAATCAATATCTAGATTCGACGTAGGTGTTGCGATATGTGCAAAAGTGTAGGGGGCTGACATAATGAGAAGGCCCGTCCAAGCGTCCAGGGCTCCCTCGAACAACCTTCACCAACTCGCATTCCCGCAACACCGACCCACCAACCACGGGCTCGGCATTGCGGCGTGTAAAATTGCCGGATTCTACGCGAAGTAAGTGTCCGAGTGATTACGTCTATGACATCGCGCTGACCAAGTGACAGTCTCGCCATGCCGGCCCTCCGCAAGTCTGCCCGGGAGCGCGACTTTCGATCGCAACAAAGGTCGAGCACAACACCATACGCCTCACCCACTGGCACACCCAACGAGCCCACCCACGACAAGAAGCAGCGCTCAATCACCGAGTGGACTGAACCTCAACCGCAAACTCTCGCTCCCTCATTCGAAGAGCACGGTTTTGCGCGCCACGGCGTGTTGGAAAATATGGCTCCCCTCGGTGTACCCCCCAAAGCAAAGGACAAGCagcgcgcgcgcgctctCGAAGGACCGGCTCCTCGAAACTCGCTGCTGGCGAAGAGCATGGCTTTTGGCGACGAGGCTGGGTCTACGCCAGAGGTCACTCCTGCTCCCGAGCTCGAGCCGGACGACTCTGAGCGGCAAGAGGAGGATGAGATGCAGGCTGGCTTCCCCATCCTTGAGGACGACGAGGACGATGACTACGAGCCCAccaagacgaagaagaaggtcaAGGTGTCTAAAACTCCCGTCAGGGGCAAGACGCCTGTCACTGGCAAGACTCCTGTCAAAAACGGCTACAGCAAGAGCACCTCTGTCTCCGCAAGCCCTGCTGTGCAAGCCATTTCCATGTCGGAACCGGTCGAAGCCACTACTCAGCGCATACAGATTGCCGTCAACGATGCCATTTCAAAGGCAAACGGCCAACAGGGTAGGCGTTATGTGGGTGTCGCTTTGAGACGCGCTTTCGAGCACAGCAAGAACGACCCCGAACTAGCAGATGCTATAGATGCAATCATCCATGAGAACAGCACGGATGCGCAGCTCCATCGTTTCCGCAAATTCATCAAAATGGTTAAGCACGAAGAGAAGATTAAACTGGGTCTGAGCAAAGACCGACGCTATGACCAAGCATCCGCTGTGAGCCACGGGTCTTCCTTCTTCAGCCAACAACCATCCCCACGGGCTAGCAGTGAAATCGTCCCCGACGACTCCGTCTCTGCTGCATATGACTATGCGGATCAAAAGCCAATAAAACAGACGGATTTTTCCACCGGCAACACACACGAGGCACTGCAATCGGCGCTCGACCAAAAGTCGACGCAAATGCAGCCCCATCCCTTTAGCACAGCCCCTGCCCTCCAAGCAACAGCAGAATCATCAGcagattcaacaccaaggaTGCCTTCAAAGTCGCCCCGAAAACGGGCGACGACCAACGGGGATCGTCCGATGGAAATCGATGTTGGTTTGTCTGCAACAGCCCCCACTCCTGTAACAAGGACGCCCGACACAGGAGCAAGTGACTCTGAGTTGTCCGACGTCAACGAGGAGATTGTCCAAAAAGGTCCCCCAGAGCCGGTGCAGGTCAACGGCAAGGGTACTGCTGCTGCGGCAGCAACTGCGGCAAAGAAGGCGAAAAATGCTGCTCATGCACGCGCTGCCAAAAAGACCAAAGCCAACATGGGGAAGCTGTTCGGGAAGCATGCCTACAAACAACAGCCACCTACTGCGGAGCAGCAAGCGGAAGAAGATCGACTTTACGAGATGCGCAAGTCACTGGTGGAAGAACAGCCTATCCGTCACTTTGAGCAGAATCCTCCTCCCGTCTCTGACGTCCGCTTTGATGACGAGATCCTTGAGACTGAGTCTTTGACTGAATCTCAAATCGCCGTAGGACCACCTATGGACTCTGATCAACCGCGACGCGCTGGACGAGTTCCAAACCACGGTACCAAGCGTCTGCGAGAGGACCCGTCACGATTTTCCTCACCGCAGTTCGAGTCGGCTGCGGCGACCCGGCCTTCAACACCTGCGGTCGGGCCGGCACCCAAGCGGGTCAAGCTCACTAATGGACAGGGTGCCAGGACTAAACGATCGTAAGTACCCATCATTCTATTGTTCAAGCAGCCTTATGATTATGGTCGAAGCGTTGGTCCATGCCCGTACCCGTTTCAGCACAGGGCGTCGCGTCGACTCAGCAAGCTCTACGTGTTTGCGCGTACATGACTGTAAAACCCATCAAATCAGTACAAGACTAACCGTTACACGCATAGGCCGGTCAAAAATCGAGATGCAGGACCTATTGCCGGTGTAGCATTTACTGGTGGTGGCGGTTCGAGACAGTTGGGGCCTGATGACAATGACCCAGTAAGTGCCACTCGAATTCCGAAGCATCCAACCACACCATTCCTCTTCCACCACACAATCCATCAACAACATTTCCTCTTTTCCATCTCCCAACCCCAATGTTGCTCACTACAAATATTTCCCCTCTCAAATTCCCATATTCTCCTCCACTATCAGTTATTTCGTCGCCACTAACAGAATGCCAGCACTCGCCGCAGTCTGAGAGCGACGACTTTTGCTCTGCGTGTAGGGGCGCAGGCGAGTTTGTGTGTTGCGAAACCTGCCCACGCGTCTTCCATTTGCTGTGCTGTGATCCTCCGCGAACACAGGTACCTGATGGAGCCTTTTACTGCTACGAGTGCAATGCGAAGTTTGCCGCACACGATGACTCCGCGGACTCTCATCCATCTCTGGGTCTGCTATTCAACAAGCTCGAACGCACGAACCCTCGCGCGTTTGCCCTGCCTCAAGACATCCAGAATATGTTCGAGGGCGTTTCTGCACGCCCTGATGGCTCATATTGTGAGGAGGTCAAGAAGTTCCCACTGTAAGTGTGACGCGTTTTGTCGCGTGATGTGGCACTAACATAAGAACAGCGCAAAGAACAGTGGCTACGGGTACCAGAAGCCTGAATACACAAAAACCTTAGATGCCGAGCAGAAGGTCATCTTGTGTACCCAGTGTGGCGTGTCGAGCGGCAATAAGCGCCAGATGCTCAAGTGCGACTTTTGTCACGCGTACTGGCATTTGGACTGCGTCGACCCACCTCTTGCCAACCCACCACACATCAGTCTTGAGGCGTCTCAGCGAGATGCCTGGAGATGTCCTCGACATATTGAAAACGATCTTCGCAGTGGTTTACTTTTGCAGAATGATCTAAATTCCAATGATCAGGACGCTGAAATGGCCGATGCTGCGCCGGTTACCCGGATCCCACGCAAAGTTCGAGTGCTCAAGAAACCCGAGTATGTTGAGCCAACGTTTTCACGTGGCATGCGCAACAACGGGCTGATTGACATCATGAACGACAGCGACGACGACACTGACGGCGAAGGCAACTACGTATTCGGCGAGAACGATCCAAAGGATGTCAACTCCAAAATTTTCCGTGTTCCCGAGAAGGGTCTCATTCTCGACTTTGTCAGCAAGGTCAAGAGGTATGTTCAGTCACATCAGCATTTCATCGCGCCCAGTCACTAATGCATCGTTTAGTGGCCGTGTTGCAAAGAAGCTTGAAGCCAACAAGGCCGGAGAGCGTGCGGCGCAGCGCAAGGCGTCTATCCAACACTACCTCGCGCATCCTATTGAACAGCAACAGGCAGCACTTACGCTAGCACAGCTGGCAAAGAAGGAACCGGAAGTCGACCTGAGCGAGGGTAAAGTCCATGCGCTCATCTATGGTCTCACCGTAAGACAACTCCCTGCCCCACTGAGCTAGTCTTGATCATCGGCGCTAACATGCGTGAAACAGTCCGAAGCTCCCCCGAATGTCATCACTGCCATGTCCAACGCAGATCCAGCACCACTCACGCAAAAAGAGCGTGCAGAGTTGGAGAAGCTTCAGCACCTCATCAACATCCGTCTTGGGGCGTGAGTGCTGCGCAGGCTACACCGGATCTGAACTTAATTACTTAGCCTGGTCGTTGTGACGCCACCGTGCACCTGGACCCATCTGGACCTTGGAAACATTTATCATGCACTCAACACACGACTTTTCTTGCCCACCCGATATTCTAGTTCCATCCTTGTGCAAAGTCCTGGCGCGACAAAATGCTCAGGTCAGCTCATCATCAGCCTACCTGGTTTCCCGGTTTAGAAAATCCAACACATGTTTTATTCGCTAACGGAACGCGTGGCCAACGACCCTTGCCAGACACGTCAACGTCAACAACGAGTTTCCTCGCACCTCCTTTTGATCAGAGAAAAAGCGTTCACTCCTCCCACCCCCTGTTTTCACATCCATTTATTCAACATTGGTGGACTTCGAGTCTTATTCGGGACACATGCGTTCGCGCGCATATTTGTATGTGCGCTGCTCGATATTCTGCCCATACCTCCTCCCATCCCCATCCCGGTTACAAAAAGAGCAAGAAATGTAAACCTGCAGCTTCATTGTCTGCAGGGATTCTTACGTTTTTGCTTTTTCCCTTTTGCTTTGAGTTCATAACCGGGGTTTTTGTACCACAACTGCATAGCGAGGAGTTTTTGTGTATACATTCTTAGTTGCTCTCTCTTGGTCTTTTCGACTGTGGAAATGAGCGACACTGTTTTTATGCGTTTGTTTCGGGTTTCTGGCTGAGGGattcgtcgtcgtcgtcggcgTTCTTTTCGGGGGTGGATCAGGTCGGGCTGGGCTGGGTTGGGTTGCAGCTGCCTTAGGAAATTAGGCATACTTAGGAAGTGGGAGGGCAAGAGAGATTGGAGTAAGGCAGAGAGGGAGCGAGAGGCGGAGAACATACCTATTTCCCATATTTTGACGAACATATGTATCTTCACTGTCTCTTATCTAAGTTTTTGGGGTATTGTCGACGTGAGGGGCACAGTCTTTTGGTATTCCGGTGGATGTGGGTAGGATCAGGTCTTAGGCATGGATATATTGTAAGGCGAATAAGGAGCTGCCGTGATACGAATACAAAGGGGGGTTTGACTGGGTGTCGCTTATGAAACTGAACTCTCGCTGCATCTGTATGCTGAAATTGACTATATTATCATGCCAGTGACGTCTACGACTTCTGCTAGACATACGCATACACATCCGATCTACATCACACTCCTTGTACGCCAAATTGAAACAACATCATGTGCATAAACATATCCTCACATCTTCTCAGTCGCAAACCCGCCGGACACGCAAGCAAGCATGAAGTACAAAAGTGAGGCTTTCCAACGTGGTCGGCGTGGGCAAAACCTAGCTCATTCGTTGTTGACTAGGTCCACCCTTGTTAGAGAAAGACCATACAGATGGCTTAGCCTGCACTTTGATCTTTACTAGATATCTAGAGACAAAGGACAAGAAAAACCGAGAACCTGTCAATCCACTGCTGTCAGCCTAATAAGTGAGTGAGTCATCAAAGGAACGTGGGCCGGGTGGCGGACATATAGCATAGCCCCCAAGGCTCCAGCCGAAGTGTCTTTTGTACAAAAGAGGGAAGCGAACAAGGTAAAACAGGATTCATTGGTCACACTTGTTCTAGCCTAGCTGCTTTGCGCGAATCAAGAAAACATTTCTCCATTCCTCAGCTTGACTCAGCCCCCATGCACACTCACGTTCAGCTCTGGCGAAAACTAGACCCACGGTCTTGCATCTATCGTTTGCTACGAATACCACCAATATGGGATGATTCAGCTATCTAAAACCGTTGCAGATTGGCAAGCAACCATGCAGGTAGAAACAGCGGATAATGAAACGTGTGCAGAAACACCACGAGACAACATGTCCAGCGGAACTAAGGCTTGCAGCGGCCGAAATAGCGGGGGTACAGGCAGCAGTCGCGGACCGTGTGTTGCTTGCAGAGCCAAGCGAGGAAGCGCTCGAGACCGAGACCGTAGCCACCGTGGGGTGAGGAGCCGTATCTGATTGTTGTATTAGTCAAAGGGGTTTTTTGTTATAAAAAAGGAGatgagagagagagagagatgaaCATACTTTCTCTGATCAGTGTACCAGTAGTAAGCCGCAGGATCAATCTGCTCCCTCGCAAAAGCAGCCATCAATTCATCGTAGTTGTCCATGCGCATACTTCCTCCAACGATCTCGCCTACACCTGGCATCAAGCAATCCACACTCTCAGTCACACGCGCGTCGTCCTTGTCCTTTAACATGTAAAAGGCCTTGATCTCCGTGGGGAAGTGGGTGAGGAAGATAGGCCTGTTTATAATATCCGTCATCCTGCGCTCAGCAGCTTCGGCAATGTCGTCACCGAACTTGTGCGGCTCGCCGTCTTCGTTGGGGATGTTGTGCTCGACGAGCCAGTCGATAGCGTCCTGGTACTTCATGCGCTTGAACGGCCGCTCTGGGAGCTGGAATTCAGGGTTGAGGTCCATGATGTATTGCTTGACGACGGGATCAGCCATTGTGACTTCGAGCACGCGGCACATGACTTCTTCGAGGTGGGTGAGCAGGTCGTCGAAGTTGATATAGTCGAGCTCGGCTTCAATGTGTGTGTATTCAGCCAAGTGGCGGCGGGTTAGTGACTTTTCTGCGCGGAACGACTTTTCGATGCAGTATACGTCGCCCATGGAGGGTAGGCAGGTCTCGAGGTAGAGTTGGGATGACTGGGTTAGGTAGGCCTCCTCGTTGTAGTAGCCAAACTTGAAGAGAGTGGCTCCGCCTTCAACCTGTGTCTGGACAAGCGCCGGAGGGCTGACCTTGCGTAACCGCATCTCCTTGTAGACTTGGTTGAATGCAAACTCGACGGCATCACGGACAATCATGACCTTGGATGCTGTTTCTCCGCGCAGAGTGAGATGTCGCAAATCCAAGAGGGTCGCGTGCTCAGTGTCTTTGGAAACACGGTTGGTAATGGCATCGTCACCACCTGCTGCTTTCCACCCATCGTGAATTTTGTAGTAGTCGGCGTGCAGCTCGCGGTCGTTGGGAGCGTGTGCGCCAGCCGGGATCTGTCTCAGTTCGCCCAAAATTTCCATGCTCGTCTCACGGGCCAGGGTAAGGGCGTCATACGTCTTTGCGAGGTTGCCGGTCAAGATAACTTGCATGTAGCCGTATCCGTCCCTCAACGTGACGAACATGACATCTTTTTGTCTCCGCTCACGATGTACACGGCCAAAAACGCGTACGCGCGTGCCCTTTGTGTCTTTGCCGTCTCCCAGAGTGATCTTCTTCGGGTCGGTATCGTCGAGCTTGATCTTAACTGCTTGTGGCAGGCTGGTGTCTTCTTCTATAACGACCTTCTTGGCCTCGTCTAGCACCTTGTTGCGATCTGCCTCTTCCTTCATGCGCGACGCAAGTTGACCCTGCTCTTTCtcagccttcttcttctgcgCCTTCGCGTAGTTGACCGCCTTCTTCATAGCAGACTTTGCGACTTCCTTCCATTCCAACCTTGAAGAAGCATCTGCACCCTCAGCAACCTCGCCTGTAACGCTCTTTCGCGTGAGGAACTTGTGGTTATCGCCGCGGGTAAGGACAGCGAATCCGAGCGTCTTGTAAGGAAGCGACTCATCGCCGGTTTGGTCGGCAGTGTCGTGGCCGACATCCTCGTCGATATAATAGGTGGCTTCAGCCATGGTGGGTGCAATTGGTGTCCTGTGTTGTGTTTGTTGGGTTGTCACCGGGGTCTGGAATTATATTGAGTGGGCGCGGGGTGACTCAAGGGTCAAATGCCCCTCCAATGCTCCGTGCGCGCCTACCGTGAAGCACTCCATGTATCGATAAGAGTCATGAAGCTAACTGCTCACTTCTTATCTGTCGGTGAGGAGTCATGCTATCGCGAATGATGTATGTAAGATTGCATACGAACCTTTAGTTTGCAGGGGACTACTGATTGATGTTGGTTCAAAAGTGCTTAGTGCTTCTGTACCTAGGTACCTGGGTGTGCTTGCATGACAATGTGGCTGACTCCATGGAGAGGAAGTTCAAAGCCATATATATTTCAGATTTCAAGTTTGGATATGGAAGCCTCTCCATTCTGTGTGTAACTAATTTGCTCTTCGCCCTGAGAGGATGTTCTCGACATTTACCACATGAGAATATGTGATGCGCGACCTAATTCCGCGCTGACAAACAAAGAGGCCGAAGTGCCTCTTGACTAAACCAAACATTCCAACGTCAAATATATTGCTCAGTTCAGTATCGATTCCAACAGTCTCGTTCTCTTGCCATTTTACAAGCTAATCATGTCAGAGCCAAGTCTGTATACGTATGAATCCCCTTTGAAAGGTTACGAAGGCCTCGAGCCACTGCCTAAGTATGTAATTCCTACTTCTATGAACATGTACTTTATAATCATCACTGACATTTGCACAGCGAAAAGGCAGACGACGGCAAATCCTACGTTAACCCGCCTGCTGAAAAGAGGAGTGGAGCCTACACCTCTTTCGTAGCTCCCATCACCAACGGAATCCGAGGTGGCTTTGAGTACAGCCAACATGCCGCGTAAATACATCCAAAAGACTAACACTGTGCAAGCATTCACATCTACTTCCTCCAAACCGACCCGGAAGAAACGAAATATGCCAATGAACTCTGGGAACGTATACGCCGGGAATGTAAGAGGGCCATCCAATCTTAACACTATAAACTGACAATGGTAGTTCCTGAACTACGAATCTATAGAGTCTGGGATAAGCCAATTGGACCGCATCCCATTGCCATGTTCGAGGTCAATGTCTTTACACCCGGTAGGTACTTCCCATGCCAAGCTCCCGAGCGTGTGCTAACAGCTAATAGAACAATTTGGTGCGTTTATTCCGTGGCTGGTAATCAACAGAGGGCCATTATCCGCTTTGATTCACCCCAACACAGGTGATGATGAGAGAGATCATTCACAGAGGGCGACCTGGATGGGACAGCCACTACCTATCAATTTGAAGATGTTCAAGCGCAT from Pyrenophora tritici-repentis strain M4 chromosome 1, whole genome shotgun sequence encodes the following:
- a CDS encoding DodA, Aromatic ring-cleaving dioxygenase, which translates into the protein MSEPSLYTYESPLKGYEGLEPLPNEKADDGKSYVNPPAEKRSGAYTSFVAPITNGIRGGFDIHIYFLQTDPEETKYANELWERIRREFPELRIYRVWDKPIGPHPIAMFEVNVFTPEQFGAFIPWLVINRGPLSALIHPNTGDDERDHSQRATWMGQPLPINLKMFKRIAAAKV
- a CDS encoding putative zinc finger phd-type protein: MAETTPTDYSLANPDTITKYKVAADISQKVLKEVSGWIAADASIVELCERGDKLLEEEVSKVYKGKKVPKGVGHCTTISPSAYITPYTPLKTDAEEAATTLKDGEVVKIQLGAQIDGFCAIVCDNVIVGKSDEVTGREADLILATHYANELLLRLMVPPGLVAHGDEEEQKKAASKKPYTQSQMTNMLEKVVKAYGCNLVESTTIWLFDHNEIESKKKIILAPGEGVKGEGLPEVGEVWGVEMGVSLGSGKVKTNGNRTTLHRRTATTYQLKRPTSRGLLSEVVKKFGTFPFSLRQLEDEKAAKVGVVECVRTGVLRQYEVVVDKDSQPVARLFSTVAITKNGMQRLAQPTAIDVSKPVQASRAPSNNLHQLAFPQHRPTNHGLGIAACKIAGFYANLAMPALRKSARERDFRSQQRSSTTPYASPTGTPNEPTHDKKQRSITEWTEPQPQTLAPSFEEHGFARHGVLENMAPLGVPPKAKDKQRARALEGPAPRNSLLAKSMAFGDEAGGKTPVTGKTPVKNGYSKSTSVSASPAVQAISMSEPVEATTQRIQIAVNDAISKANGQQGRRYVGVALRRAFEHSKNDPELADAIDAIIHENSTDAQLHRFRKFIKMVKHEEKIKLGLSKDRRYDQASAVSHGSSFFSQQPSPRASSEIVPDDSVSAAYDYADQKPIKQTDFSTGNTHEALQSALDQKSTQMQPHPFSTAPALQATAESSADSTPRMPSKSPRKRATTNGDRPMEIDVGLSATAPTPVTRTPDTGASDSELSDVNEEIVQKGPPEPVQVNGKGTAAAAATAAKKAKNAAHARAAKKTKANMGKLFGKHAYKQQPPTAEQQAEEDRLYEMRKSLVEEQPIRHFEQNPPPVSDVRFDDEILETESLTESQIAVGPPMDSDQPRRAGRVPNHGTKRLREDPSRFSSPQFESAAATRPSTPAVGPAPKRVKLTNGQGARTKRSPVKNRDAGPIAGVAFTGGGGSRQLGPDDNDPHSPQSESDDFCSACRGAGEFVCCETCPRVFHLLCCDPPRTQVPDGAFYCYECNAKFAAHDDSADSHPSLGLLFNKLERTNPRAFALPQDIQNMFEGVSARPDGSYCEEVKKFPLAKNSGYGYQKPEYTKTLDAEQKVILCTQCGVSSGNKRQMLKCDFCHAYWHLDCVDPPLANPPHISLEASQRDAWRCPRHIENDLRSGLLLQNDLNSNDQDAEMADAAPVTRIPRKVRVLKKPEYVEPTFSRGMRNNGLIDIMNDSDDDTDGEGNYVFGENDPKDVNSKIFRVPEKGLILDFVSKVKSGRVAKKLEANKAGERAAQRKASIQHYLAHPIEQQQAALTLAQLAKKEPEVDLSEGKVHALIYGLTSEAPPNVITAMSNADPAPLTQKERAELEKLQHLINIRLGA
- a CDS encoding AsnS, Aspartyl-asparaginyl-tRNA synthetase translates to MAEATYYIDEDVGHDTADQTGDESLPYKTLGFAVLTRGDNHKFLTRKSVTGEVAEGADASSRLEWKEVAKSAMKKAVNYAKAQKKKAEKEQGQLASRMKEEADRNKVLDEAKKVVIEEDTSLPQAVKIKLDDTDPKKITLGDGKDTKGTRVRVFGRVHRERRQKDVMFVTLRDGYGYMQVILTGNLAKTYDALTLARETSMEILGELRQIPAGAHAPNDRELHADYYKIHDGWKAAGGDDAITNRVSKDTEHATLLDLRHLTLRGETASKVMIVRDAVEFAFNQVYKEMRLRKVSPPALVQTQVEGGATLFKFGYYNEEAYLTQSSQLYLETCLPSMGDVYCIEKSFRAEKSLTRRHLAEYTHIEAELDYINFDDLLTHLEEVMCRVLEVTMADPVVKQYIMDLNPEFQLPERPFKRMKYQDAIDWLVEHNIPNEDGEPHKFGDDIAEAAERRMTDIINRPIFLTHFPTEIKAFYMLKDKDDARVTESVDCLMPGVGEIVGGSMRMDNYDELMAAFAREQIDPAAYYWYTDQRKYGSSPHGGYGLGLERFLAWLCKQHTVRDCCL